A genomic region of Alnus glutinosa chromosome 11, dhAlnGlut1.1, whole genome shotgun sequence contains the following coding sequences:
- the LOC133881832 gene encoding auxin-induced protein 15A-like, protein MAIRLPGITHAKHILRRSNSFAKKAASTFTDVPKGHLAIYVGESEKKRFIVPVSLLNQPSFQELLGMAEEEFGFDHPMGGLTIPCSEDLFIGLTSCLHELL, encoded by the coding sequence ATGGCTATTCGTTTGCCTGGTATTACACATGCTAAGCATATTCTTCGCCGATCAAACTCATTTGCAAAGAAAGCAGCTTCAACATTTACAGATGTTCCAAAAGGCCACCTTGCAATATACGTTGGAGAGAGCGAAAAGAAGCGATTCATAGTTCCAGTATCACTTCTGAACCAGCCTTCATTTCAAGAATTGCTAGGCATGGCTGAGGAAGAATTTGGATTTGATCATCCAATGGGAGGTCTCACAATTCCCTGCAGCGAAGATCTCTTCATTGGTCTCACTTCTTGCTTACATGAATTGTTGTAA
- the LOC133881824 gene encoding uncharacterized protein LOC133881824 yields MLMFRTNDPHPSASTPLTPHFRDFHTLTNHESSMYIYTYTYHSIAKPSPHVLCSQILLLSFSLFICNLRNLSGQIAMAIRLPGVINAKNILRRSNSFGKKAASSFIQVPKGHLAVYVGDSEKKRFVVPISLLNHPSFQELLGMAEEEFGFDHPMGGLTIPCSEDLFIDLTSRLHQLL; encoded by the coding sequence ATGCTTATGTTTCGAACAAATGACCCCCACCCGAGTGCCTCTACACCACTCACTCCTCATTTCAGAGACTTTCACACACTAACCAATCATGAATcatctatgtatatatatacatacacatatcATTCCATAGCCAAACCAAGTCCTCACGTCCTCTGCTCTCAAAtccttttactttctttctccCTTTTCATTTGTAATCTTCGCAATCTTTCTGGGCAGATAGCAATGGCTATTCGTTTGCCTGGTGTTATTAATGCTAAGAACATTCTCCGCCGATCAAACTCATTTGGAAAGAAAGCAGCTTCATCATTTATCCAAGTTCCAAAAGGCCATCTTGCAGTATACGTTGGAGACAGCGAAAAGAAGCGATTCGTAGTTCCAATATCACTTCTGAACCACCCTTCATTTCAAGAATTGCTAGGCATGGCTGAGGAAGAATTTGGATTCGATCATCCAATGGGTGGCCTCACAATTCCCTGCAGTGAAGACTTATTCATTGATCTCACTTCTCGCTTACATCAATTGTTGTAA